The stretch of DNA AACCCAAAGAGTGGAGAATTGACGTCCCCCGCGCCAAAAAACGTTTGGCCGCGGGATTCGCGTTCGCCCTTAAAATAAAGGCCGGCGAAGTTATTATCGTGGAAGATTTCGGTCTTTCGGATCCCAAGACACGGCTTGCCGCCGATATGCTTAAAAAACTCGGAGCAGGTTCTTCTAAATCCGTGCTTTTGGCCGATTCTAAAATCGAACCGAACATGAAAACGGCGTCGCGCAATATTCCCGGCGTGGAGTACAAGCTCGCCGCCGACGTAAATGCTTATGAATTAATGCGCTCCTCGCGTTTTATAATAACGAAATCGGGCTACGAGACGCTTCTTAAACGTCTCGGCTGCCTTGCCGGATAGAAAACTATGGAAATATATGAAATCATCAAAAGCCCTGTCGTTACTGAAAAAGCCGCTGCCGTAAAAGAGCGGGATAACTGCTACGTTTTCCGCGTAGCGCGAACTGCGACAAAAGGCCAGATTAAAGAAGCCGTAACGGAAATGTTCAAGGTAAAAGTCGCCAAGGTACGCACGGTAATTCTGCCGGGCAAATACCGCCGTATGGGGGCTTATGGCGGATATAAGCCGGATTTCAAAAAAGCGTATGTAACCCTTAAAGAAGGGCAGACCATCAAAATCGGCGAGTAGGGACAGGTCGCGACCTGTCCGTACATAAAATAATTCGCCCATTGCCCCGCAAAAAAAGCAATCGGAGAAATATATGGTTAAAGATTATAAACCTTACACACCGTCCCGTCGCTTCATAACCACCGAAGATTTCAGCGATGTCACCCGCCATCGCCCCGAAAAATCTCTCGTTGAAGGCCTCAAGAAAAAAGGCGGCAGAAACAATACGGGCGAGATTATGGTGCGCCATCACGGCGGCGGACACAAGCGTCTTTACCGCATAATAGATTTTAAGCGCGACAAGTACGACGTTCCCGCCCG from Elusimicrobia bacterium HGW-Elusimicrobia-1 encodes:
- a CDS encoding 50S ribosomal protein L4 yields the protein MEIKIYDKAGKVTGNLAAPQELLDKKVSKHVLYEAARTYLANQRSGTASTKTRAEVSGGGKKPWKQKHTGNARAGSTRSPLWRKGGIIFGPKPKEWRIDVPRAKKRLAAGFAFALKIKAGEVIIVEDFGLSDPKTRLAADMLKKLGAGSSKSVLLADSKIEPNMKTASRNIPGVEYKLAADVNAYELMRSSRFIITKSGYETLLKRLGCLAG
- a CDS encoding 50S ribosomal protein L23; its protein translation is MEIYEIIKSPVVTEKAAAVKERDNCYVFRVARTATKGQIKEAVTEMFKVKVAKVRTVILPGKYRRMGAYGGYKPDFKKAYVTLKEGQTIKIGE